One part of the Arthrobacter sp. EM1 genome encodes these proteins:
- a CDS encoding cation-transporting P-type ATPase yields the protein MPGVAGLSSAEAARRLEHFGANKLPEAGTVPGWRRLLAELTHFFAVLLWCASVLAYLAGMPQLAIAIVVVILVNGVFAYIQQERAQHAAAKLRELLPAMVSVRRDNRIIKVHTTELVPDDAVVLVAGDRVPADLRLALAAGCSVDESMLTGESEALAKIPGDTVFGGTFLVNGQAEGVVASTGGKTRLAEIAALTGKVEAPPSPLARELQRIVRITAAMALGIGVLFFVLSLLVGISWRDAFLFAIGVAVALVPEGLLPTVTLSLAVGAQRMARRNALVRNLEAVETLGSTTFICTDKTGTLTQNRMNAVEVWTPAGLVSIIGAGYGPEAEVTGTGTGEAGHLSTAALAASVGRAVLHEGQWIVEGDPMEAAIDALAARLAGTGQRPAEPAVSHRFAFDPRRLRESAIAGTTLYVKGAPESVIPLCGGAGGDGADGADRAVQMVDQMASHGLRVLAVAERSLPGLPGADFKLEDVERGLTLLGLIGLHDPPRAEVRVALEAARGAGIKVAMVTGDHAFTAAAIARETGLIGTPELVLEGHHLPEDDAVLTALLDRDGVVVSRVTPEQKLRVARLLQRRGHVVAMTGDGVNDGPALRQADIGVAMGRSGTDVAREAADLVLLDDDFATIIAAVEQGRATYANIRRFLTYHLTDNVAELTPFVIWALSGGRFPLALSVLQVLALDIGTDLLPALALGSEAPSKGTLKRPPERRHLMDRGLMIRVFGVLGPVEAVFEMTAYTAVLFGAGWTPGAALPAADVLMAASGAAFTTVVLAQLANAFACRSASVPPWRLGWFSNRLLIWAVLAELGLLAVFLFLGPLATLLGQAPPSPGGLAVALAAIPAVLLADWLYKTVRHRRVARAAAAFKVQSL from the coding sequence GTGCCGGGCGTCGCGGGACTGAGTTCGGCGGAGGCCGCCCGGAGGCTGGAACACTTCGGGGCGAACAAGCTCCCGGAGGCCGGCACGGTACCCGGCTGGCGCAGGCTGCTGGCCGAACTCACGCATTTCTTCGCCGTGCTGCTGTGGTGCGCCTCCGTGCTGGCCTACCTGGCAGGGATGCCGCAGTTGGCCATCGCGATCGTCGTTGTGATCCTGGTGAACGGAGTGTTCGCCTACATCCAGCAGGAGCGCGCTCAGCATGCCGCAGCGAAGCTGCGCGAACTGCTCCCGGCGATGGTCTCGGTCCGGCGGGATAACCGCATCATCAAGGTCCACACCACCGAGCTGGTGCCCGACGACGCCGTCGTACTGGTTGCCGGCGACCGGGTCCCGGCGGATCTCCGGCTGGCGTTGGCGGCAGGCTGTTCCGTGGATGAATCGATGCTCACAGGTGAAAGCGAGGCGCTCGCCAAGATCCCCGGCGACACCGTGTTTGGCGGGACTTTTTTGGTTAACGGCCAGGCTGAAGGTGTGGTCGCGAGCACCGGCGGGAAGACCCGGCTCGCCGAAATCGCGGCCCTGACCGGAAAGGTCGAGGCGCCGCCCAGCCCCCTGGCCCGGGAACTGCAACGGATCGTCCGCATCACGGCCGCGATGGCACTGGGCATCGGCGTACTGTTTTTTGTCCTCTCCCTTTTGGTGGGAATCTCCTGGCGGGACGCCTTCCTGTTTGCCATCGGGGTCGCCGTGGCACTTGTGCCCGAGGGCCTGCTGCCGACGGTCACGCTGTCCTTGGCGGTGGGGGCGCAGCGGATGGCGCGGCGCAACGCACTCGTCCGGAACCTGGAAGCGGTGGAGACCCTCGGCTCCACCACCTTTATCTGCACGGACAAGACCGGGACCCTGACCCAGAACCGGATGAACGCCGTCGAGGTCTGGACCCCTGCCGGATTGGTCAGCATCATCGGCGCAGGGTACGGCCCGGAGGCCGAGGTCACCGGAACGGGAACCGGGGAGGCAGGGCACCTCAGCACCGCGGCGCTGGCCGCGTCCGTGGGCCGTGCGGTGCTCCACGAGGGGCAGTGGATCGTCGAGGGCGATCCGATGGAGGCCGCCATCGATGCGCTGGCGGCCCGGCTGGCAGGAACCGGACAGCGCCCCGCTGAGCCCGCGGTGTCGCACCGCTTCGCCTTCGATCCCCGGCGGCTGCGGGAATCCGCAATCGCTGGGACCACCTTGTACGTCAAGGGCGCCCCGGAGTCCGTGATTCCGCTGTGTGGCGGGGCGGGCGGGGACGGTGCCGACGGCGCCGACCGCGCCGTGCAAATGGTCGACCAGATGGCCTCGCACGGGCTCCGGGTACTGGCCGTCGCCGAGCGGAGCCTGCCTGGCCTGCCCGGCGCCGATTTCAAGCTTGAGGACGTTGAACGCGGACTGACGCTGCTGGGGCTGATCGGCCTGCACGACCCACCCCGCGCCGAGGTCCGGGTGGCGCTCGAGGCGGCCCGCGGGGCCGGAATCAAAGTGGCCATGGTTACCGGAGACCATGCCTTCACGGCAGCCGCCATCGCCCGGGAGACCGGGCTGATCGGAACCCCGGAGCTTGTGCTGGAGGGACACCACCTGCCCGAGGACGACGCCGTCCTGACCGCGCTGCTGGACCGCGACGGGGTGGTGGTCAGCCGGGTTACCCCGGAACAGAAACTCCGGGTCGCCCGCCTGCTGCAACGCCGCGGCCACGTCGTGGCAATGACCGGCGACGGCGTCAACGACGGCCCGGCACTCCGGCAGGCGGATATCGGTGTGGCGATGGGGCGCAGCGGCACGGACGTGGCCCGGGAGGCGGCGGACCTGGTGCTGCTCGATGACGACTTCGCCACCATCATCGCCGCAGTGGAGCAGGGACGCGCCACCTACGCGAACATCCGGCGCTTCCTGACCTACCACCTGACGGACAACGTCGCCGAACTTACTCCCTTTGTCATTTGGGCGCTCTCCGGCGGGCGGTTTCCGCTGGCGCTGAGCGTGCTGCAGGTCCTGGCCCTCGACATCGGCACCGACCTGCTGCCCGCGCTGGCGCTGGGCAGCGAGGCCCCGAGCAAGGGAACACTGAAACGGCCCCCGGAGCGGCGGCACCTGATGGACCGGGGGCTGATGATCCGCGTGTTCGGAGTGCTGGGGCCGGTCGAGGCGGTCTTCGAAATGACGGCGTACACCGCTGTCCTGTTCGGTGCGGGCTGGACCCCCGGGGCGGCACTGCCCGCGGCGGATGTGCTGATGGCCGCCTCCGGAGCCGCGTTCACCACAGTGGTCTTGGCCCAGCTCGCTAACGCCTTCGCCTGCCGCAGCGCCAGCGTGCCGCCGTGGCGGCTGGGCTGGTTCAGCAACCGGCTGCTGATCTGGGCGGTGCTGGCGGAGCTGGGACTGTTGGCGGTCTTCCTGTTCCTCGGGCCGCTGGCAACGCTGCTGGGCCAAGCCCCGCCCTCGCCCGGCGGTCTGGCCGTGGCCCTTGCCGCCATCCCAGCCGTGCTGCTTGCGGACTGGCTCTACAAAACGGTCCGTCACCGCCGGGTCGCTCGGGCCGCCGCGGCATTCAAGGTCCAAAGCCTCTGA
- the ppsA gene encoding phosphoenolpyruvate synthase, whose amino-acid sequence MAESPVLWFEEIGMGDVPQVGGKNASLGELIQSLKTKGVRVPGGFATTADAYRRFIEANGIESAMRSQIQSYRAGETSLRATGEAIRELFLDSEFPEDTAASIRSHYRELGERAGVDRLSVAVRSSATAEDLPDASFAGQQETFLNIAGERELLDACRRCYASLFTDRAISYREVKGFDHLDVALSIGVQRMVRSDVGASGVMFSIDTDSGFPGVAVVSAAWGLGETVVQGTINPDKYVVFKPLLAQPEFAPIIEKTLGSKDRKMVYSRGGHARTKMVDTSDAERRAFVLDDAEILALARWAVSVEEHYARPMDMEWARDGVTGELFMVQARPETVQSQKTGSRFTLHHLLEAGSVLVRGAAIGDSIAHGTACVIRSAADIDNFRDGAILVTEMTDPDWVPIMKRAAGIVTDRGGPTSHAAIVSRELGVPAVVGTGNATTVLAEDQSVTISCAKGDEGRVYQGSLAFETEDVDLGELPETHTKVMVNIASPAAAFQWWRLPADGVGLARMEFIISALIRVHPMALVHPERVTDPHEAEQIRALTSGFADPKDYFVDALALGIAKIAAPHFPRPVIVRLSDFKTNEYAHLIGGSAFEEPEENPMLGFRGASRYYDERYREGFALECAALKRVREKLGFSNIIVMVPFCRTPREADKVLAVMAEHGLVRGQNGLQVYMMCEIPSNVVLADKFATRFDGFSIGSNDLTQLVLGVDRDSAQLAALFDERDEAVMAMISEAIQKAHAAGIKIGICGQGPSNHPEFAAFLVGEGIDSISLNPDSYLRTVPRIAEAEKLPASR is encoded by the coding sequence ATGGCTGAATCCCCGGTGCTGTGGTTTGAAGAGATCGGTATGGGTGACGTCCCGCAGGTGGGGGGCAAAAACGCCTCCCTCGGCGAACTCATCCAGTCCCTCAAAACCAAGGGTGTGCGCGTGCCGGGCGGCTTTGCGACCACCGCGGACGCCTACCGCCGGTTCATCGAGGCCAACGGCATCGAATCGGCGATGCGCTCACAGATCCAGTCCTACCGCGCCGGCGAAACGTCCCTGCGCGCCACCGGGGAAGCCATCAGGGAGCTCTTCCTGGACAGTGAGTTTCCCGAGGACACCGCCGCGTCCATCCGCTCCCACTACCGGGAACTCGGGGAGCGGGCCGGGGTGGACCGGCTCTCCGTTGCTGTCCGCAGCAGCGCCACCGCCGAGGACCTGCCGGATGCGAGCTTCGCCGGGCAGCAGGAGACCTTCCTGAACATCGCCGGGGAACGCGAACTCCTGGACGCCTGCCGGCGCTGCTACGCCTCACTGTTCACCGACCGTGCCATCAGCTACCGCGAGGTCAAGGGCTTCGACCACCTCGACGTTGCGCTCTCGATCGGTGTGCAGCGGATGGTGCGCTCCGACGTCGGCGCCTCCGGCGTGATGTTCTCCATCGACACTGATTCCGGCTTCCCGGGCGTGGCAGTGGTCAGCGCCGCCTGGGGGCTTGGCGAAACCGTGGTCCAAGGCACCATCAATCCGGACAAATACGTCGTCTTCAAGCCGCTCCTGGCCCAGCCGGAGTTCGCTCCGATTATCGAAAAGACGCTGGGCTCCAAGGACCGGAAAATGGTCTACAGCCGGGGCGGCCACGCCCGCACCAAAATGGTGGACACCTCCGACGCGGAACGCCGCGCTTTTGTCCTGGACGACGCCGAGATTCTCGCGCTGGCGCGCTGGGCCGTGAGCGTGGAAGAGCACTATGCCCGGCCGATGGACATGGAGTGGGCCCGGGATGGTGTGACCGGCGAACTGTTTATGGTCCAGGCCCGGCCGGAAACGGTCCAGTCGCAAAAAACCGGCTCCCGGTTCACCCTCCACCACCTGCTGGAGGCGGGCAGCGTACTGGTGCGCGGCGCCGCGATCGGCGATTCCATCGCCCACGGCACGGCCTGCGTGATCCGCAGCGCCGCTGACATTGACAACTTCCGCGACGGCGCCATCCTGGTCACCGAGATGACCGACCCGGACTGGGTTCCGATTATGAAGCGGGCAGCAGGCATCGTGACCGACCGCGGCGGCCCTACCAGCCACGCGGCGATCGTGAGCCGGGAACTCGGGGTACCCGCAGTCGTGGGTACAGGCAATGCCACCACTGTCCTCGCGGAAGACCAGTCCGTGACGATTTCCTGCGCCAAAGGCGACGAAGGCCGGGTCTACCAGGGCAGCCTCGCGTTTGAGACCGAGGACGTGGACCTCGGTGAACTGCCCGAGACGCACACCAAAGTTATGGTCAACATCGCCAGCCCCGCGGCAGCCTTCCAGTGGTGGCGGCTGCCGGCCGACGGCGTCGGGCTCGCCCGGATGGAATTCATCATCAGCGCCCTGATCCGGGTCCACCCGATGGCGCTGGTTCACCCCGAGCGGGTCACCGACCCCCACGAGGCCGAGCAGATCCGTGCCCTGACCAGCGGCTTTGCCGACCCGAAGGACTACTTCGTGGACGCCCTGGCTCTTGGCATCGCCAAGATCGCAGCACCCCACTTCCCCCGGCCCGTGATCGTCCGGCTCAGCGACTTCAAAACCAACGAGTACGCGCACCTGATCGGCGGTTCCGCCTTCGAGGAACCGGAGGAAAACCCCATGCTCGGCTTCCGCGGCGCCTCCCGCTACTACGACGAGCGGTACCGCGAGGGATTTGCCCTGGAGTGTGCCGCCCTCAAACGGGTCCGCGAGAAGCTCGGGTTTAGCAACATTATTGTGATGGTGCCGTTCTGCCGCACCCCCCGGGAAGCGGACAAGGTGCTGGCCGTGATGGCGGAGCACGGCCTGGTTCGGGGCCAGAACGGCCTGCAGGTCTACATGATGTGTGAGATCCCGTCCAACGTCGTCCTCGCCGACAAGTTCGCCACCCGCTTCGACGGCTTCTCCATCGGCTCCAACGACCTCACCCAGCTTGTCCTGGGCGTGGACCGGGATTCGGCGCAGCTGGCCGCACTCTTTGACGAGCGGGATGAGGCCGTGATGGCCATGATCAGCGAGGCTATCCAAAAGGCGCATGCGGCCGGCATCAAGATCGGCATCTGCGGCCAGGGACCCAGCAACCACCCGGAGTTCGCGGCGTTCCTGGTCGGTGAAGGCATCGATTCGATCTCGCTGAATCCGGACAGCTACCTCAGGACCGTTCCGCGGATCGCGGAAGCCGAGAAACTGCCTGCTTCCCGGTAG